Proteins found in one Chlamydia pneumoniae TW-183 genomic segment:
- a CDS encoding YbjN domain-containing protein translates to MTTWTLNQNNLTKFLKSSDEEPFLERESGLTYINIQANGNELPLFFVIRSEGEILQLICYLPYQLHESHKASTARLLHLLNRDIDIPGFGMDEEQGLIFYRLVLPCLNGEIHDTLLRIYIDTIKLVCDSFSHAIGLISSGNMNLDELRRQALQEQQEKRNE, encoded by the coding sequence ATGACGACATGGACATTAAATCAAAATAATCTCACAAAATTTCTTAAAAGTTCGGATGAAGAACCTTTCTTAGAAAGAGAAAGCGGTCTTACTTACATTAACATTCAAGCTAATGGCAATGAACTCCCTTTATTTTTTGTAATCCGCAGTGAGGGAGAAATACTGCAGTTGATTTGTTACCTTCCCTACCAATTGCATGAATCTCATAAGGCATCAACAGCTCGTTTACTCCATCTCTTAAATAGGGACATTGATATTCCCGGCTTTGGCATGGATGAAGAACAGGGATTGATATTTTATCGGCTTGTGTTGCCCTGCCTAAACGGAGAAATTCATGACACACTATTACGGATATATATCGATACAATAAAGCTAGTCTGTGATAGTTTTTCTCATGCTATTGGGTTGATCTCTTCTGGGAATATGAATTTGGATGAACTAAGACGTCAGGCTCTTCAAGAGCAACAAGAAAAACGTAATGAGTAG
- a CDS encoding N-acetylmuramoyl-L-alanine amidase family protein, producing MKLTKYLNTKQLRSMISRLFVRYSLPMSKQLSFFALCVLGSHPIFAQTPNPPQRVRRSEVIFIDPGHGGKDQGTASKELHYEEKSLTLSLALTVQSYLKRMGYKPQLTRSSDVYVDLGKRVALSNRGQGDVFISIHCNHSSNAAAFGTEVYFYNGKVGSPTRNRMSEVLGKNILAAMEKNGILKSRGLKTANFVVIRDTSMPAVLVETGFLSNSRERAALQDARYRMHVAKGIAEGVHNFLSGPSFQKPKQNIAKIRKPQIQAN from the coding sequence ATGAAGCTTACCAAATATTTAAACACCAAACAGTTGCGTTCGATGATAAGCAGACTGTTTGTGAGGTACTCGCTTCCTATGTCTAAGCAACTGTCGTTTTTTGCTTTATGTGTGTTAGGAAGTCACCCGATTTTTGCTCAAACACCGAATCCTCCTCAGCGTGTACGACGCAGTGAGGTTATATTTATAGATCCTGGACACGGGGGAAAAGATCAAGGCACGGCAAGTAAGGAACTTCATTATGAAGAGAAGTCCCTGACCCTGTCTCTTGCTTTGACGGTTCAAAGTTACTTAAAGCGGATGGGTTATAAACCTCAGCTAACCCGATCTTCTGATGTATACGTTGACTTAGGGAAACGCGTTGCTTTGTCGAACCGTGGGCAGGGGGATGTCTTTATCAGCATCCACTGTAATCATTCTTCAAACGCAGCAGCCTTTGGCACCGAAGTATATTTTTATAATGGTAAGGTCGGATCTCCGACTAGGAATCGCATGTCAGAAGTACTGGGAAAAAACATTTTAGCTGCTATGGAAAAAAATGGCATTTTGAAGTCTCGAGGTTTGAAAACTGCGAACTTTGTTGTGATTAGAGATACTTCTATGCCTGCAGTTTTGGTGGAAACCGGGTTTTTATCCAATAGTCGTGAACGTGCGGCCCTGCAAGATGCTCGCTATCGTATGCATGTAGCGAAAGGCATCGCCGAGGGAGTTCATAATTTTCTTTCCGGACCTAGTTTTCAGAAACCAAAACAGAATATCGCTAAAATACGTAAACCACAGATACAAGCAAATTAG
- a CDS encoding 1,4-dihydroxy-6-naphthoate synthase — protein sequence MILTAAFSPCPNDIFLFRSFLKDPQFRPLLNQVTIADIETLNTLALQRRLSLMKMSAALFPLVSDYYNLMDVGNTLGYNSGPIVLSLDPECSLDTLATPGEMTTAHALCKLYYPKAKLIPMPYDKILSAILQGKVDGGALIHEERFSYDLQLTLRADFGELWRRKTIFPLPLGCLAIAKYVPMATVDALTAALRKSLICSLKDPITAGAKAVEYSKNKNVTVIHRFIGTYINKETFQLSKTGKKALHMLWKANECCQYT from the coding sequence ATGATACTGACTGCTGCCTTTTCTCCTTGCCCGAATGATATTTTCCTTTTTCGTTCTTTCTTAAAAGACCCCCAATTCAGGCCTCTTCTTAACCAGGTAACAATTGCGGATATTGAAACTTTGAATACCCTAGCTCTGCAGCGACGGCTCTCCCTAATGAAAATGTCAGCAGCGCTCTTCCCTCTAGTTTCTGATTATTATAATCTTATGGACGTAGGAAATACCTTAGGATACAACAGCGGTCCTATCGTCCTCTCCTTAGATCCTGAATGTTCTCTAGATACCTTGGCAACTCCTGGAGAGATGACAACCGCTCATGCTCTCTGTAAACTTTACTATCCCAAGGCAAAACTCATTCCCATGCCTTATGACAAAATTCTATCCGCGATACTGCAAGGGAAAGTCGATGGAGGCGCTCTGATTCATGAAGAGCGCTTCAGCTACGATCTCCAATTGACATTGCGGGCAGACTTTGGAGAGCTATGGCGCCGTAAGACCATCTTTCCCCTTCCTTTAGGATGTTTAGCCATTGCGAAATATGTTCCTATGGCTACAGTGGATGCTCTAACAGCAGCATTAAGAAAGTCTTTAATTTGCTCCCTGAAAGATCCTATAACTGCGGGAGCAAAAGCAGTAGAATACTCTAAAAATAAAAACGTGACCGTGATTCATAGATTCATAGGAACCTATATCAACAAAGAAACCTTTCAACTATCTAAAACTGGGAAAAAAGCTTTACATATGCTCTGGAAGGCCAATGAATGCTGTCAATACACCTAA
- a CDS encoding HU family DNA-binding protein, giving the protein MATMTKKKLISTISQDHKIHPNHVRTVIQNFLDKMTDALVKGDRLEFRDFGVLQVVERKPKVGRNPKNAAVPIHIPARRAVKFTPGKRMKRLIETPNKHS; this is encoded by the coding sequence ATGGCTACCATGACAAAGAAGAAACTAATCAGCACGATCTCACAAGATCACAAAATTCATCCTAATCACGTACGTACCGTGATTCAGAATTTTCTAGATAAAATGACCGACGCCTTGGTTAAAGGTGACAGGCTTGAGTTTAGAGATTTTGGTGTGTTGCAAGTAGTAGAAAGAAAACCAAAGGTAGGACGTAATCCTAAGAATGCAGCAGTCCCCATTCATATTCCTGCTAGACGCGCTGTAAAGTTTACTCCAGGGAAAAGAATGAAGCGCTTGATAGAAACTCCGAATAAGCATTCTTAA
- the fliO gene encoding flagellar biosynthetic protein FliO, which yields MFFNLFSLVFKLSDELALAETIQEPISVHEMFPGSMKLEMFKMLGSLILLLTIFGFGVWAFKKFVRSRSHGFGGSSQIKILERRSLTPKTSIYLIRVVNKTLVIAETPEKITLLTEFPPDTDINHLLQENNKQSSSSATSDFLSKAIQKIQKKQQTNQD from the coding sequence ATGTTTTTTAATCTTTTTTCTTTAGTTTTTAAGCTTTCTGATGAGCTTGCTCTTGCAGAAACGATCCAAGAGCCCATTTCTGTACATGAAATGTTCCCAGGAAGCATGAAATTAGAAATGTTTAAAATGCTAGGATCTTTGATTCTACTTTTAACAATTTTTGGCTTTGGAGTTTGGGCGTTTAAAAAGTTTGTGAGATCAAGAAGTCACGGTTTTGGAGGCTCGTCTCAAATCAAAATCCTAGAACGACGTTCCCTAACGCCGAAAACTTCTATTTACCTCATTCGAGTTGTGAATAAAACTCTTGTGATTGCAGAAACACCAGAAAAAATTACGCTACTGACAGAGTTTCCTCCCGACACTGATATCAATCATCTACTTCAAGAAAATAATAAGCAGTCTTCTTCCTCTGCAACCTCTGATTTCCTCAGTAAAGCAATACAAAAGATACAAAAAAAACAACAGACGAATCAAGATTAG
- the mutY gene encoding A/G-specific adenine glycosylase, whose product MTKIAFSEKAKNFPVEALKKWFEKNKRSLPWRDNPTPYSVWVSEVMLQQTRAEVVIDYFNQWMERFPTIESLAAAKEEDVIKLWEGLGYYSRARHLLEGARMVMEEFHGKIPDDAISLAQIRGVGPYTVHAILAFAFKRRAAAVDGNVLRVLSRIFLIETSIDLESTRTWVSRIAQALLPHKSPEVIAEALIELGACICKKVPQCHRCPVRQACGAWRENKQFVLPVRHARKKVIFLHRLVAIVLYDGSLVVEKRRPKEMMAGLYEFPYIEVEPEEGLQDIEGFTKKMELSLESPLEFLGNLKEQRHAFTNHKVHLCPIIFKATSLPQFGELHLLSDIDHLAFSSGHKKIKDALLIYLGDVRSRESIGV is encoded by the coding sequence ATGACAAAGATAGCTTTTTCTGAAAAGGCAAAGAATTTTCCTGTAGAGGCATTAAAAAAATGGTTTGAAAAAAATAAACGATCTCTTCCTTGGAGAGATAACCCGACTCCCTATAGTGTGTGGGTTTCCGAAGTTATGCTACAGCAAACGCGAGCTGAAGTTGTTATAGATTATTTTAATCAGTGGATGGAGAGATTTCCTACCATAGAGTCTTTAGCTGCAGCAAAAGAAGAAGATGTCATTAAGTTATGGGAGGGATTGGGTTATTATTCTCGAGCGCGCCATCTTTTAGAGGGAGCTCGCATGGTTATGGAGGAGTTTCATGGAAAGATCCCTGATGATGCCATTTCCTTAGCTCAAATTCGTGGAGTTGGTCCTTATACGGTTCATGCTATTCTAGCCTTTGCTTTTAAGAGGCGTGCTGCTGCTGTGGATGGCAATGTCTTGCGTGTTCTTAGCCGGATATTTTTGATAGAAACTTCTATAGACTTAGAATCAACTCGTACTTGGGTTTCTAGGATTGCTCAAGCGCTTCTTCCTCATAAGAGTCCCGAGGTTATAGCTGAGGCTCTGATAGAGTTGGGAGCTTGTATCTGTAAAAAAGTTCCTCAATGTCATCGTTGTCCTGTCCGTCAAGCATGTGGAGCTTGGAGGGAGAACAAACAGTTCGTATTGCCGGTACGTCATGCCAGAAAAAAGGTCATCTTTTTGCATCGTTTGGTAGCGATTGTATTGTACGATGGCTCTTTGGTTGTCGAGAAGAGACGTCCTAAAGAAATGATGGCAGGCTTATATGAATTTCCTTATATTGAAGTTGAACCAGAGGAAGGTCTTCAAGATATAGAAGGATTTACTAAGAAGATGGAGCTTTCTTTAGAAAGCCCTTTGGAATTCTTAGGTAACCTTAAAGAACAGCGGCATGCGTTTACTAATCATAAGGTTCATTTGTGTCCTATAATTTTTAAAGCCACTTCTCTGCCTCAGTTCGGGGAATTGCATCTTTTGAGTGATATAGATCACTTAGCTTTTTCTTCAGGACACAAAAAGATTAAAGATGCTTTGCTAATCTACCTCGGGGATGTCAGGTCTAGAGAATCAATAGGAGTATAG
- a CDS encoding ABC transporter ATP-binding protein translates to MKLLLKAVLRHKNHLVILGCSLLAILGLTFSSQMEIFSLGMIAKTGPDAFLLFGRKESGKLVKVSELSQKDILENWQAISKDSETLTVSDATTYIAEHGKSTASLTSKLSKFVRNYIDVSRFRGLAIFLICVAIFKAVTLFFQRFLGQVVAIRVSRDLRQDYFKALQQLPMTFFHDHDIGNLSNRVMTDSASIALAVNSLMINYIQAPITFILTLGVCLSISWKFSILVCVAFPIFILPIVVIARKIKNLAKRIQKSQDSFSSVLYDFLAGVMTVKVFRTEKFAFTKYCEHNNKISALEEKSAAYGLLPRPLLHTIASLFFAFVVVIGIYKFAIPPEELIVFCGLLYLIYDPIKKFGDENTSIMRGCAAAERFYEVLNHPDLHSQKEREIEFLGLSNTITFENVSFGYQEDKHILKNLSFTLHKGEALGIVGPTGSGKTTLVKLLPRLYEVSQGKILIDSLPITEYNKGSLRNHIACVLQNPFLFYDTVWNNLTCGKDMEEEAVLEALKRAYADEFILKLPKGVHSVLEESGKNLSGGQQQRLAIARALLKNASILILDEATSALDAISENYIKNIIGELKGQCTQIIIAHKLTTLEHVDRVLYIENGQKIAEGTKEELLQTCPEFLKMWELSGTKEYNRVFVPDHKLVANPTDMAITT, encoded by the coding sequence ATGAAACTACTTCTGAAAGCGGTCCTGAGGCATAAAAATCATCTCGTTATATTAGGCTGTTCTCTACTCGCAATTTTAGGACTTACCTTTTCATCTCAGATGGAGATTTTTTCTTTAGGGATGATTGCTAAAACAGGCCCCGACGCCTTTTTACTTTTTGGACGTAAGGAATCCGGAAAACTTGTAAAGGTTTCAGAACTAAGTCAGAAAGATATTTTAGAGAATTGGCAGGCAATTAGTAAGGATTCAGAGACACTTACAGTCTCTGATGCCACGACATACATCGCCGAACATGGGAAAAGCACAGCCTCTCTGACGAGCAAGCTCTCTAAGTTTGTCCGTAACTACATCGATGTGAGCCGCTTTCGAGGACTGGCAATCTTCTTAATCTGCGTTGCTATTTTTAAAGCAGTCACCTTATTTTTCCAACGTTTCCTTGGGCAAGTCGTTGCTATACGGGTAAGCCGAGACTTACGTCAGGACTACTTTAAGGCCCTACAACAACTCCCCATGACCTTCTTCCATGATCATGATATCGGTAATTTAAGTAATCGTGTCATGACAGATTCTGCAAGCATTGCCTTAGCAGTAAACTCTTTAATGATTAACTACATTCAAGCCCCAATTACCTTCATATTGACATTGGGAGTCTGTCTGTCGATTTCATGGAAGTTTTCAATTCTTGTTTGTGTTGCCTTTCCTATCTTTATCCTTCCCATTGTCGTGATCGCTAGAAAGATCAAAAATTTAGCAAAACGTATTCAAAAGAGTCAGGATTCATTTTCCTCCGTTCTTTATGATTTTCTTGCTGGGGTTATGACAGTAAAAGTCTTTCGTACAGAAAAATTTGCCTTCACAAAATATTGTGAGCATAACAATAAGATTTCTGCTTTAGAGGAGAAAAGTGCTGCTTACGGTTTGCTTCCACGACCCCTCCTGCATACCATAGCTTCTTTATTTTTTGCTTTTGTCGTCGTTATCGGAATTTATAAATTTGCTATTCCTCCCGAAGAACTTATCGTATTTTGTGGTTTGCTCTACCTAATCTACGACCCTATTAAGAAGTTCGGGGATGAAAATACCTCCATCATGAGGGGATGTGCTGCTGCGGAGAGATTTTATGAAGTCTTGAATCACCCCGATCTTCATAGTCAAAAAGAAAGAGAAATCGAGTTCCTTGGACTTTCTAATACAATCACATTCGAGAATGTTTCCTTCGGCTATCAGGAAGATAAGCACATCCTCAAAAATCTAAGCTTTACCTTACATAAAGGCGAAGCTCTAGGCATTGTAGGACCTACAGGATCTGGAAAAACAACACTTGTTAAATTACTTCCTAGGCTCTACGAAGTCTCCCAAGGAAAGATTCTTATCGACTCTCTTCCTATTACGGAATATAACAAAGGGTCCTTAAGGAATCACATCGCCTGTGTATTACAGAATCCTTTCTTATTCTATGATACTGTATGGAATAACCTTACCTGTGGTAAGGATATGGAGGAGGAGGCTGTTTTAGAAGCTCTAAAACGTGCCTACGCTGATGAGTTTATTTTAAAGCTCCCTAAAGGAGTCCATAGCGTGCTCGAAGAATCTGGGAAGAATCTCTCAGGAGGACAGCAGCAACGTTTGGCAATAGCACGTGCTCTGTTGAAAAACGCCTCCATCTTAATTTTAGATGAGGCAACGTCAGCTCTAGATGCCATTAGTGAAAATTACATTAAGAATATCATTGGAGAGCTTAAAGGACAGTGCACACAAATCATTATTGCCCATAAGCTGACCACTCTTGAACATGTAGATCGCGTGCTCTACATAGAAAATGGTCAAAAAATTGCCGAAGGCACAAAAGAAGAACTCTTACAGACGTGTCCTGAATTTTTAAAAATGTGGGAGCTCTCAGGGACTAAAGAATATAACAGGGTCTTTGTTCCTGATCACAAATTAGTCGCAAATCCTACGGACATGGCAATAACAACTTAG
- a CDS encoding acetyl-CoA carboxylase carboxyltransferase subunit alpha → MELLPHEKQVVEYEKAIAEFKEKNKKNSLLSSSEIQKLEKRLDKLKEKIYSDLTPWERVQICRHPSRPRTVNYIEGMCEEFVELCGDRTFRDDPAVVGGFVKIQGQRFVLIGQEKGCDTASRLHRNFGMLCPEGFRKALRLGKLAEKFGLPVVFLVDTPGAYPGLTAEERGQGWAIAKNLFELSRLATPVIIVVIGEGCSGGALGMAVGDSVAMLEHSYYSVISPEGCASILWKDPKKNSEAASMLKMHGENLKQFGIIDTVIKEPIGGAHHDPALVYSNVREFIIQEWLRLKDLAIEELLEKRYEKFRSIGLYETTSESGPEA, encoded by the coding sequence ATGGAACTTCTTCCACACGAAAAACAAGTAGTTGAATATGAAAAGGCTATAGCCGAATTTAAAGAAAAAAATAAGAAAAATTCTCTCTTATCTTCTTCAGAGATTCAGAAATTGGAAAAGCGTTTAGATAAATTAAAAGAAAAGATCTATTCGGATTTGACTCCTTGGGAGCGTGTACAAATATGTCGCCACCCTTCGCGTCCCCGTACTGTCAACTATATTGAAGGGATGTGTGAGGAGTTTGTCGAGCTTTGTGGAGATCGCACCTTCCGAGATGATCCCGCAGTTGTTGGTGGCTTTGTAAAAATCCAGGGTCAGCGTTTTGTCCTTATTGGCCAAGAAAAGGGATGCGATACAGCGTCACGCCTTCATAGGAACTTCGGTATGTTATGTCCCGAGGGTTTCAGAAAAGCCCTTCGCTTAGGAAAACTCGCTGAAAAGTTTGGCTTGCCTGTGGTCTTTCTTGTCGATACCCCAGGAGCATATCCTGGATTGACTGCTGAAGAGAGAGGACAAGGATGGGCAATTGCCAAAAATCTTTTTGAGCTCTCAAGACTTGCCACTCCCGTGATTATTGTCGTTATCGGTGAGGGATGTTCAGGTGGAGCTTTGGGCATGGCTGTAGGTGATTCTGTAGCTATGTTAGAGCATTCCTATTATTCTGTAATTTCCCCAGAAGGATGCGCCTCCATTCTTTGGAAAGATCCTAAGAAAAATAGCGAAGCAGCTTCCATGTTGAAAATGCATGGAGAAAACTTAAAACAATTTGGCATTATCGATACTGTTATCAAAGAGCCCATTGGGGGAGCTCACCACGATCCTGCATTGGTATATAGCAATGTTCGAGAGTTTATCATCCAAGAGTGGTTACGATTAAAAGATCTAGCTATAGAAGAGCTGTTGGAGAAACGGTACGAAAAATTTCGCTCTATAGGTCTTTATGAAACTACTTCTGAAAGCGGTCCTGAGGCATAA
- a CDS encoding HAD-IIB family hydrolase, whose protein sequence is MEKLLVTDIDGTITHQSHHLDKKVYERLYALHQAGWKLFFLTGRYYKYAARLFSDFDAPYLLGCQNGASVWSSTSSNLLYSKSLPSDLLCILQDCMEGATALFSVESGAPYGDHYYRFSPTPIAQDLHEYVDPRYFPNAKEREILFETRSLKDDYAFPSFAAAKVFGLRDEVIRIQKELERQEALTSVATMTLMRWPFDFRYAILFLTDKSVSKGKALDRVVNILYDGKKPFVMASGDDANDLDLIERGDFKIVMSSAPEEMHVHADFLAPPADKNGILSAWEAGVRYYDDLMSL, encoded by the coding sequence ATGGAAAAGTTACTAGTGACTGATATTGACGGTACAATTACCCATCAATCTCATCATTTAGATAAAAAGGTGTATGAGCGGCTCTATGCGCTGCACCAAGCTGGTTGGAAGTTGTTTTTCTTGACGGGAAGGTATTATAAATATGCTGCACGCTTGTTTTCTGATTTTGATGCTCCATATTTATTAGGATGCCAAAACGGCGCTTCTGTATGGTCTTCAACATCATCAAATCTTCTCTATTCTAAAAGTTTACCCTCAGATTTATTATGTATTTTACAAGATTGTATGGAGGGGGCAACGGCTCTTTTTTCCGTGGAATCAGGAGCTCCTTACGGGGATCACTACTATCGCTTTTCACCGACTCCTATAGCTCAAGATTTACACGAATATGTAGATCCTAGGTACTTTCCTAATGCTAAGGAAAGAGAGATCCTATTTGAAACGCGCTCTTTAAAAGACGACTATGCTTTTCCTAGTTTTGCTGCAGCAAAAGTCTTTGGACTGCGAGATGAGGTCATCAGAATTCAAAAGGAGCTGGAACGCCAAGAAGCACTGACTTCAGTCGCGACGATGACGTTAATGCGCTGGCCCTTTGACTTTCGCTATGCCATCTTGTTTTTAACAGATAAAAGCGTCTCTAAAGGCAAAGCCTTAGATCGTGTTGTCAATATACTTTATGATGGAAAGAAACCCTTTGTCATGGCTTCAGGAGATGATGCTAATGATCTCGATCTTATTGAGAGAGGAGATTTTAAAATTGTGATGAGTTCCGCACCTGAAGAGATGCACGTTCATGCGGACTTTCTAGCTCCCCCAGCAGATAAGAATGGCATTCTTTCAGCTTGGGAAGCTGGTGTCCGCTATTATGACGACCTTATGAGTCTTTAG
- a CDS encoding RluA family pseudouridine synthase, translating into MQLSNDKRAALQYFMENFSWLATQVSRLSSFLRSQLPNHSKQEILASIRQHRCRVNGFIERFESYKVQPGDRVSLSLIPSTKQQPSILWEDDYSIIYEKPPHLTTEQMAHMTRFFTVHRLDKGTSGCLLMGKSKQAATELMKLFKQRKIHKQYIAFVFGHPKKKFGTVKSYTAPVYRRCGAVIFGAAGPSQGEPIKSAYKWDCWVILLSEMSTTDLKNSLPRSSALSSMLTP; encoded by the coding sequence ATGCAATTATCAAATGATAAAAGGGCTGCTTTACAATATTTTATGGAAAATTTTTCCTGGCTTGCCACACAAGTCTCAAGATTATCTTCTTTTCTTAGATCTCAACTGCCTAATCATAGCAAGCAAGAAATCTTGGCGTCTATTCGCCAACATCGATGTCGAGTGAACGGGTTCATAGAAAGATTTGAATCCTACAAGGTACAACCTGGCGACCGTGTTTCCCTATCTCTGATCCCCTCAACAAAACAACAACCTAGCATCCTCTGGGAGGATGACTATAGCATTATCTACGAAAAACCTCCCCATCTTACTACTGAACAAATGGCACACATGACACGGTTTTTTACTGTGCATAGGTTAGACAAAGGCACCTCTGGGTGTCTTCTCATGGGAAAGTCTAAACAAGCGGCTACTGAGCTCATGAAATTGTTCAAGCAAAGAAAAATCCATAAACAATACATAGCTTTCGTTTTTGGTCATCCTAAAAAAAAATTTGGAACCGTAAAATCTTATACGGCCCCCGTATACCGGAGGTGTGGAGCTGTGATTTTTGGAGCCGCAGGCCCATCACAGGGAGAACCCATCAAATCCGCTTACAAATGGGATTGCTGGGTCATCCTATTGTCGGAGATGTCGACTACGGACCTAAAGAACAGCCTCCCCAGATCTTCCGCCCTCTCCTCCATGCTCACTCCCTAG
- a CDS encoding putative quorum-sensing-regulated virulence factor yields the protein MDVLIFYDTETTGTQIERDRIIEIAAYNSVTDESFLTYVNPEIPIPDEASKIHGITTDAVLSAPKFPEAYEGFRKFCGEDSILVAHNNDGFDFPLLGKECRRHSLEPLTNRTIDSLKWAQKYRPDLPKHNLQYLRQVYGFAENQAHRALDDVVILHKVFTSLIGDLPPQQVLDLLQQSYHPKVFKMPFGKYKGQPLVDIPKSYFEWLENQGALDKPENKDIKAAIALLHQPT from the coding sequence ATGGATGTTCTTATTTTCTATGATACGGAGACCACAGGAACACAAATAGAAAGAGATCGCATTATAGAAATTGCTGCCTACAATAGTGTCACAGATGAGTCCTTTCTTACTTATGTGAATCCGGAAATTCCCATTCCTGATGAGGCATCCAAAATTCATGGAATCACTACGGATGCGGTACTTTCTGCTCCCAAATTTCCTGAAGCCTACGAGGGATTTAGGAAATTTTGCGGAGAGGACAGCATCTTAGTGGCTCATAATAATGACGGTTTTGATTTCCCCCTACTCGGTAAGGAATGTCGCAGACATTCCTTAGAGCCTCTGACAAACCGTACAATAGACTCTCTAAAATGGGCACAAAAATATCGCCCCGATCTACCAAAACATAATTTACAATACCTAAGACAAGTTTACGGTTTTGCTGAAAATCAAGCACACCGAGCTCTAGATGACGTAGTGATATTGCACAAGGTATTTACTTCTTTAATCGGTGATTTACCGCCCCAGCAAGTCCTCGACTTGCTGCAACAGAGCTATCACCCGAAAGTCTTCAAAATGCCTTTTGGCAAATACAAAGGGCAGCCTCTTGTGGATATTCCTAAGTCTTACTTCGAATGGCTGGAAAACCAAGGAGCTTTGGATAAGCCTGAAAATAAAGACATCAAAGCCGCTATAGCTCTATTACATCAACCGACATGA
- a CDS encoding enoyl-[acyl-carrier-protein] reductase, producing MLKIDLTGKVAFVAGIGDDQGYGWGIAKLLAEAGATIIVGTWVPIYKIFSQSWELGKFNESRKLSNGTLLEIAKIYPMDASFDSPEDVPEDIAENKRYKGITGFTISEVAEQVKKDFGHIDILVHSLANSPEISKSLLETSRKGYLAALSASSYSFVSLLSHFGSIMNRGGSTISLTYLASMRAVPGYGGGMSSAKAALESDTKTLAWEAGRRWGIRVNTISAGPLASRAGKAIGFIERMVDYYQEWAPIPEAMNAEQVGAVAAFLASPLASAITGETLYVDHGANVMGIGPEMFPKDS from the coding sequence ATGCTAAAGATTGATCTAACAGGAAAGGTAGCATTTGTTGCGGGCATTGGTGATGACCAAGGATATGGCTGGGGTATTGCTAAACTTCTTGCAGAAGCAGGAGCTACGATTATTGTAGGAACATGGGTACCGATTTACAAAATTTTCTCTCAGTCTTGGGAATTAGGAAAATTCAATGAATCTAGAAAATTATCGAATGGCACTCTCTTAGAGATTGCTAAGATCTATCCCATGGACGCAAGTTTTGATAGCCCTGAAGATGTTCCTGAAGATATTGCTGAAAATAAACGTTACAAGGGCATTACGGGATTCACGATATCAGAAGTCGCAGAACAGGTAAAAAAAGATTTTGGTCATATTGACATTCTTGTCCACTCGCTGGCAAATAGTCCTGAAATTTCTAAGTCTCTATTAGAAACATCAAGAAAAGGTTACTTAGCGGCTCTCAGTGCCTCTAGTTATTCTTTTGTTAGCCTTCTCTCTCACTTTGGAAGTATCATGAACCGTGGTGGATCGACAATATCGCTCACCTATTTGGCTTCTATGCGCGCTGTTCCTGGATACGGAGGGGGCATGAGTTCGGCAAAAGCAGCTTTGGAAAGTGACACCAAAACTCTTGCTTGGGAAGCGGGACGCCGTTGGGGCATACGTGTCAATACCATCTCTGCAGGACCTTTAGCAAGCCGAGCTGGAAAAGCAATTGGTTTTATTGAAAGAATGGTAGACTATTACCAAGAGTGGGCGCCTATTCCCGAGGCTATGAATGCCGAGCAGGTGGGTGCCGTTGCAGCTTTCTTAGCATCACCTCTAGCTTCAGCAATTACTGGTGAGACCTTATACGTAGATCACGGAGCCAATGTGATGGGAATTGGTCCTGAGATGTTCCCTAAAGACTCATAA